Genomic DNA from Telopea speciosissima isolate NSW1024214 ecotype Mountain lineage chromosome 2, Tspe_v1, whole genome shotgun sequence:
GGGGGGGTTTAAAAAATAGTTCTATCCAGGTTACATGAGTTATACAAGTTTTGTATACAAAGTATAAAACATAAAGAAATGGAATATGGCCGAAGTGTCTAGCTCACATGCTATTGACACAAACTTCTAGGCTATGGGATTGGTAAGGTCAATAGAATATTTAGAAACAAAACTGTAAACACAAGGATACAGCTCCTCTCCTGCGAGCCTAGTGCCCAGAGAGACATCCAACGACGTTGGGTTGCTGGATGCATCGAGATGCGTGTCAAACCCCACGTAGGTACGCATCCCTGTACGCCCAGCAGCTCAGCACCGTTGAATGCTTCCTTGGAAACTCCCTAGGTGCTGGAGtcgagaggagccggatccgtAAACACAATCAACAAGACCAAACGACCAATTTTGATTTATTAATGATGATACATACATACATGTTTACATGTATTTCTACAACTTAACCATGGTTTCCATTTTCATACGgatttttttagtcttttttgTCTTTGATTGAGTACTGTTTGATCAAATGGGGTATTTTCAGCGGCAAGCCTTGGATTGGAATATTTAAGCGCCTATCTCAATTCCGTGGGATCAAACTTCACACAGGGTGCTGATTTTGCCACGGCAGCATCAACGATCACACCACAAAACAGAGGATTAAATCAGGGTGGATACAGTCCTTTCTATTTAGGGGTGCAATACTCACAGTTCCAACAATTCATGTCTCGATCACAGACGTCAAGGAATCAAGGTCCCTAATTTTTATCTTCTGATGAATTAcctttttttataatattatatagggaaaaagatctctgtccgggattCTGGTCTATGCCAACACTctcatgagtttatctctctccttcccatgtgaaaagacacctctgcccctttgttgtgaggaggagaaaaatagacacatgggagtattggcataggccacactcccgtacaaaaaACAGATTCccaatattatattataataataataagaaaataatgttacattatatataatatatactatatactatatataatataaaaagaaatactcttgttatatatattatattaggGTTAGtattctttgtgggggagcgtggccctTGTGCATGTGCAGAGTGCAATGAGAGTGCGCACATTGATATCATGGGGTACGGGTTTTCCGCATTTTACCCCCTCTATGTCTAGGAGTGGGCGGTACACTCCCCCACTGAAAACTTACTTTTTTATTATACTATAACTTATGAATAATATGATACATAATATATCATTATATTGGGAAAAAGACCTCTACTTGGTTgtgtttcctacaccctctgacagggcaccgtgagatgacgcctctgccccctAGATAGGTATCTAGacatgctcacccattggcccaaacaCTTGTGTAAGAatcatgcgaccaagtagagatctcttgcctttttttaaataacttttaaacaaaaacataaatgataccaaagagaacctaaattgtTAATACATCTTTCTTTAAAATGGTTGGGAAGAGCCTTCGGCTTTACTAGTTAATACATCCGACTAAGGCTATCTCACTTCAATAGTTAAATGGAGACCTTTACTCAAACTTTTGAGAACAACCTAGCGTGGTGCGATGTATATAAACCACCCTACTTGGAAGACTCATAATGACCATTCTATCCCTGACCAAACACTCCTGCCCGAGTAGAATCCACCCCTCCTCTTATTAAAGGTATTAGGGTACCGGTTAGGAAATTGCAGGAGATATTTTTCCCATAGAGTAGGCTAAAATAAGAActtatcagaaaaaaaattaataataatttatgAATTATTATCACCGTTGAATTTTTTGTTTGTGTGGGCCACCCTGTGATCTTATATAGGATATACATACACGGAGTTATTACCGGTGGAGGAATACTTTTCCCAAGCATTATATACCTTCGATATTGGTCAGAACGATATTGGTGCAGGCATCTTTGGTAATCTATCCGTACAAGAAGTCAATGCTACTATCCCTGATATAATCAACCAGTTTTCCATTGATTTTAAGGTAAGCCCTTCCAGCAAAGCAATATTAATAATTGCTTTTTGtggcttttttttctttttttcctacaATGCGATAATTGATGTGTTGTGGAAATTGAGGTGGTTTTAATGGTGCCATATAGGGAGTGTAAGAATGAGATCTCTATTGGTTtatttggacaaagttttcctccacccataaagAATGGTTCACCCACCGACATTTGGTATGTTTCATAATACCCTCTCGATATGAGTTGagctcgtctctagggagcccagcacgcccagggagcatccagccgttgggctgtgccacacacatctctaggcatgcaccgagatgaTGTCtagagatgtgtgcagcacaaccccacccttggatgccccctgggcgtgCCTTGGGCACTGAGCTCGTTGGAGAGGAGCTAGATCCTCCTGATACTCATTTACCGTGGgcggagggaaacttagtcctcTTGTTTTAGTTGCTCtgtgttttattctcaaaaaatttataaggTAAGGatataaaagagttttcaaaaaataagttgaaagtgacatatcattacGTCATTATTATAAGGTGGCATTATCATCTATATTTTTCGAGTACGTATATGAAATAACAATATTGCTctcattagaagaaaaaaattatgtcAGGATAGTAAAAAattaaggttacaaattatttattacCTTGAGGagtgtcaataaaaaaatctcttatatatatatatataatatgcagTCAGTGTATGATGAAGGAGCTAGATTTTTTTGGATCCACAACACTGGTCCTATCGGTTGTCTCCCTTACGTCCTTGCGAATTATCCAGTTGAAGCATCGGAGTACGACAATGCCAGTTGTGCGATTCCATATAACATGCTTGCACAATACTTCAATCAAAAGCTGAAGGATCTTGTGATTGAACTGAGAAATGAACTTACCTTTGCTACAATCACATATGTAGATATTTATACAGTTAAATACAATCTCATAAGCCAAGCTAACAAGTATGGTAAGTCATTCTATCTTATAATGAGATTATGATTCTCCTTTAATTAGTTAATCTCTAGCTACTAGCTAAGAGAGTGATTAATAAACTAAACATAAACATGCAGGATTCGAGCAACCCCTTGTAACTTGTTGTGGTTATGGGATTAATAAGTACAATTACAACACTAATGCTGTGTGTGGAGGAACCATCAACGCCATTAATGGCACCCAAATTGTAGTAGGATCATGTGAAAATCCTTCTGTTCGAGTGAATTGGGATGGTGTTCACTATACAGAGGCTGCTAATAAATGGATATTCGATCAAATCGTCGACGGCAACTTCTCCAATCCACCGGTACCCTTGAATATGGCATGCCACAAGTTTGTTTAGCAAACTACCTGCACATAATGATACAACATATATGTGATGTTGGTTCTATTATTATGTACTTCATATAGATATATATCCTATTACTTGGTTGCAATAAAGGCATGTACAAAGAAGTGAGCGGGGAATCTTCACACACGTGAGTATATGTGAATGACTCACAgccattcagatggaatccaatttGTAAGAATATTCCATCTCAGATTAGTGGTAGCAGACAAATATGTTTGTACTAATTAATTGGATCGAATTATCCTGGAAATATAATGTATGAGTTTGGATATCTTAAAATATGTTTTTGTTATGAACTCTGTGTAATGAAATTTAAATCCATTGAGGATCACATACCTCAAGTTAAAACCCCGTGATCTTCCATAGTAGAGAGTGCAAGGAGGTTAAGGGTACAGTCTTACATTTGAGATTCCCTAAGTTTGCACAAAGGAGGTTAAGGGTACCTGAAGTTTGAATATTAATGTTTTGGGTTCCATATTAATAGGTTTTATtctagataaaaaaaatttatttccaaaTTTACCCTTATAAGCTAGTGTTTGGGTAGTAGCCCAAACACCCacccatcaccaccaccgccacatACACCAGCTACCGTGATTGTCGCTTTTCTACAATTAACCCATGGCGTCATTTGTCCTCACAATATGCATTATTAGAATGGTTCAAAATAGAAAGAGACCAGTCATTGGTTGGGCGTGACTGGGTACCTAGCACCTTGTCAATCTGTAATTTTTAACTTATCCAGAGCGTAGGCAAACCTTACCTTATCTATTGTTGAGTCAAATTTATCCCTCCCCCAGAAAGGAGGAGACATTTATGGGGGTCCTAGTGTTACACctgcaccccaaatatacccctataccccagggcagtttagaccttatccaatgggtaatgccttatggctatGATCAACACTAACGACATTGAactggaaataccatagaaagattcccctcgaagacttggaagtgtgggccaaagccccacaactttccttgaagtttgggtcaTGACAACAGTACCGGAGTTACGAACGGACCCACTCTTGCTgaatccgctcgtgctgtcatcAGTCTTATtagattattttcctgtgggacccacaccccgtatcttagacaccctaattgaaccattggaccctgtggacccctacccctaccatttattggtcaagtggggcccacaaagcctaatttAGGAagataatgggttttatacaccctagcctaaaccaaacaagacctaagggtTAATAGGTCTAAGTGAGacttggacccaacccaaacagaccctaactatCTAAATGGACCcaagggccatgacttggaccaaacatggcctaatgcctaacccaaaacccatatTAAGCGTAAGGGCTAAATTACATTCTAGGGACCCCTagccaaacacaccctaaggacccttctaccccTTTAAAGCTAAAAGAATCCCTCCCactcacttatctctccccctccccaaaaccatggaggagaagagacaagaaaaggagaagaaggaggaagaaagagggaagaagtaggagtggaagatgaataagaggggaagggaagaagatgggagctatgccaaaatggttggctgccccacatctcctcctcttgctgatcggaccaaaaaggaagaagaaggtgaaggagaagagatggaaaggaaaggaggagaacaagggggctcacctagccttaggCCTTGCTTCTCCATTGGAGCTCGTCACCGAGGTAAGACTCCAAGCTtgatacctctctctctccatttctctttttgtattttgtggATTTCCTTGAGCCTGaactgacctagagttccatttaggactcaaggtgaagctcggtccctagttggagctctaatggagctgacctaggtatGATTTGAACCCCTTGGTGttgcatttgcagccatggttGTTGAATCCCTGGTTTtgaacttgaaacccaacccttggaccccaatCGAGACCCAaacttgtaggatcttggatccatgaggtgagcctaggatctagtgaccctagggaggcttagacaccccctccatgatcCTGAGATGCTATGGAGCTCCAaacttcaagctggagctgaaactctttgaaatctcagaagagactgccggcggacgaacgaccggatccatctatcgtggtactgCCCGTCAGTCTGCCCAGCACAAGCCCTGCGAAAAGGCCTGAGAGGACGAAGGCActgattcactctgtttgcctccgcccgagACTTGTTGCTGTCGGGTCCTGTCTCAGGAATCAaatggatgcaggggcggacccaagaaacACATTCGCCCGTGGATGCGCTCCCTTTTATGgttgtctcaggtgtcgaacggatcaacGACCGGATTCAACTAAGAAGTTTCGTTCGTGGGTCCACTCGTTCTGATTTTACCCTTTGGCCTGAATAGAGTCAGGGGCAGATTCACCTCTATTGAGActgcccgtgagtccgctcgtgctgtcttggttgaaacttgattttaaccttgagggcctagcatgggacccttctatacctattttaatgctttcttttgTATGCTAGGTtggtgcactggtgagattcatgtgaactacgtcggatgacacccgatgcccAGGGAGATTTATGCCAATCACGCCGAGCTACACCTGTGtcaggtgagtgggttctgggtgactttgttgggtgtgaatattatataattgttaatattaagcatgctatgatatatttataaacatggtgtgcattgcattttattcaattgtgaactgttatgaatgtaaTAGTATGCTCACCACTGTATCGGACTACGGTGCCTGGTGTGCCGGTATCGAAactccaatttatttaattatgaaaactattgtatgtcatcctgatctatatgtgtcgtgccgtgctggtatccgggtactagatgaaatgggatgttgatgcacctggaatacctgtCGGGACGATAGGAACCTGCATATAATATAtttgcggctaggatgcttgttcccttatgctacgacccttgccagcaggggtttatatgttggatagtttgagcacctgcggtctgtggaggtgggagaggccagggaaggggtagtgatggctatcggggtttgccacttggtggtcatgatggcttctaccgacgcaggtcccttcgtgataattgaggtctcactggggcgataggataagtgaccctcggGTGTttcccaagttatcacagtagcatatacttgaccaatagaaattgtgtgttaggtgaaaaataaatctaacattagcatacatcattctgcttgatattgattgtgtgatgtgtgtgtattgccctttgctccctcactaactagtgtagctaaccccgttgtacaaccactttttagtttatatgcagatagtcccttgacgagcaccgttggatgcggatcaagtggagttgatgattgtgacttggatgtagatgtacacccaagagttggtgcccttggggcgattgtttatttatttaacttATGTATTCCTTCCACGATCATGTAAAAACTGTATGTTTACTTATTAAGAGAAATTGAATGGTTACGAGCATTGTTattatactatgtgttatcattagagaaccgatgctctataatttcacatatttgaatttaatttcgcttccgctaactctgtaattggaacgattattccttttggtacgttcctttctgtcgtcataatgtgatgacagagtggactgtggctcgggacactgcatttgtgatcctggtaggtgttgggataaTGTACGATTGTCTCAGTCATAttcctatgtggcaaaatatcttacatcgggataggggcgtgacacctAGACCCTTATCTAGGTGGCAGCTCCCTTAGACAAAAAAGATAATATCTTAATCCCTCTTCTCTCCTGAGACACCCGAATCCCAAATGGCAACATTCGAATAGGAAGTCAAAGGAAACCTCAACAGAGGTTCTAGATGAGGTTTCAACTTTGGCCACTTGAGTGGATGAACCCGCCTCCTGGACTTGCCCAGAAATAAATTGTCAAAGACTTTGCAAACTTCAGACAATAGATTGCACAGCAGGGAGGGATTGATGTAGATAGAAGAAGAGTGGTCTTTGCTTGAGACTCTCCCAGAGCAAGAGCATGTAAGCACTCATGTCTAGGCTGAAAGGGTTAGTCAAGACCATTGTGcccaactctaatgcaattcgCATACACTAACTGAGGTCTATATTTATAAGCAAAGGTAACATAGACCAATTCAGAACCACCTAAATCAATAAGAGCTGAGGAACAAACCTCATAGGAGAGGGGAATGACACATAGGGTAGGTAGAGGATTAGTTGAGCTCAAAGGATCTTAACGGACATTCAATCTATAAGCAACGTCCAATATGATTGAAAATGGAAGCTAAGATATCATAGTCATTATACATCTAGTGGAAATTATGTGAATgcacctataaaatcaaaaacTAAAGAAACACAACCACTAAGGATCAACTTCATAAGTAATGAATATAAGTAGTCTACATGAgacaatgtccttccttctgtTTATGTTTGTTTAGTTCGGTGTTCAGGTGACCTACGGGTTTGGCGGTGTTGTCTGGTTTATTCCTTTTTTATCCCCTTGTCCATGTTTTCTTGTACTTTCAGTTTCctaactttacttttttggtcCTCACTTTTTTGGTCCTCTAGTGGTCCCCTCCTTGTCTCACTCACACTTGTTTTTtctatttcctctctcttcGCCTCTCCTTTCCACTCTCCGCTCTCATTGGTGGTTCCCACTCTTTTTGGGGCTTTTATGGTTTTAAAAGGGAAAGTTCCTGCTGGTGGTGGGTCGTCATCCAAGGCACGCTACTCACCTTCACCCTGTTCAGCCAAAGGAAAGATCAAAGCTGAAGATGTCAAAGGGAAGTCTATTACGTCCCCCTCTTCCAAGCTGTTTAAGAAACTTCCTGAGTCCACTCATTCACTGAAGACTAAGCCTCCTCCAGATCTTCAAGCCCCGATTTTTGGAAGTGTGATTGGGAATTTCTCCCCTGCCAAAGACCATTTGGGTAATTTTCTAGTTTCAATGTGGGGAAAGTTGGGAGCCAAGGCTATGTGGACTGAAGACCAGGGACATTTACTGTGGAATTCGGTTCTTCTGAAGATAGGGATAGGGTTGTTCATGCTTCTCCTTGGTGGTTTGAGGGCCACCTGCTTCTCGTTCTCACTGTTAAACCAAAATCTCCTTTGTTTTCTATCCAATTTGAGCAGTTAACCCTCTGGGTTCAGATTCTTCAAATCCCACCGGAATGTTTTGTTAAGGATCTCATCCTTGGTGCCATTAAGGCTATTGGTACCCCGTTGGACATTGACTTGGATTGGGAAGCAAATCTTCTACGTTCTTTCACTGTGCGAGTCAAACTCTCCTTTCCAAAGCGTCAACCTATTCTCTGTCAAGTTGCCATCTTCAACTCTGCTGGAAAAGAATTTCAGGTGCACCTTTCTTTTGAAGCTTATTTTCTGTGTTCGTGGTGTGGTCATCTTACACACAAAATTGCTGATTGTTATGGATGGAGGTCATCCAAAGCTACTACCCCCTCTAAGGAGGATAAGAGGATTTTAGAATTGTTTCCTTCTAATCCTGCTTCTTCTGTGTGCAATATCCTTTCCAAGCCAGTTAAGAAAAATCGTTTACCCATTGTTTCTTCTCCGGTGGTCTCTTCAATTCCTGCATCCATCACTTCGATCACTCCTCCTACCTGCGGTTCCTTTTTAACTCATACCCCCACATGTACCCCTTccctctcctccccatttgtCGGTTCTAATGTACCTGTCTGCAGCCCTAATGTGTTCGTGGCTCTTCCCCCTCTAGTTTGCTCCATTCCACCACTCTTTCCTCCAATCGCTGTTCCTTCCACTATTGTCTCGACAACTCCTTGTTGGCAACAGGAACCCAGCCACTTGGATAGTTTTGACATTGACCCCCTGTTTGATCACAATTCCTCTCCACCTGTCCCCTCTTTTTTGGCTGATCTGTCCCCCCCCTTCTACTTCTGATCTGTTCATTTTCAGCCCTGCTATTTACCAAATTACTGAACCGTTACCCACACCTGGGTTTAGCCTACCTGTTTTTGAACCTTCCTCCTAGCCCAGCCTTTCTCAGCCTTTATGCCCTAACGTCCCTACTGGCATCCCTCTCTCTACCCCCCAACCTATCCTTTTCTCTAATCCATTTTCCTTCACTGATCTGATGtttcaaacccatgaccacctGCGAAACCTCCATTCAGCTCCTCCACCCTCCGCTTTTCCTGCTGCCAgccttccttttgttttcccACTTGGGGCTTCCTCGGTGAAACCTGAATCTGGGGTTCTCAACAAACCTGGGAGTCGACCTATTgtaataaaaattttgaaatgctGTAAAAGGAGCTACTCTCGGTATCATTCAAAGAAGATCAAGGTTCCAAAGCTTTCAGTGGTTTTGAACCCCCCTGGTGCTGGACTATTACCCACATCTAGGTCTCCTTCCTCCAACAGCAAAGCTTCTGTTGAATCTGGTCAAGTAACTGCTTCTTCCTCCATGCCTGGTTCCACCTCTGCAACCTCTTCAGATTCAACAAGTAGTGGGAAGAAGTCTAAGGCAAAATCTAAGGCTAAAGGGAAACAAAAGGCAAGCACCAGCAGGGCCCGAGGTAAACACAAAAGATATGAtaatatttctgatttattggCTCTGAGGACCAAGTTGAGTTGGATATAATCAAGAATTTCTCGGAGGATATCATGAAATTGGTGGACTCCCCTGAAGCTCTGTCAAAGAAACTGAGAAGTTGGCTCTGTGAACTTAAATCGGACAAGGATTTCCATGCTTCATCCCAAAAAAAGAGATCTATTCTAATTTTTGAGACTTGTGATGGGCACCAGACAACACATAGCCAAAGCCGTGGTGATCCTGATATCCCTTCCTCTTCGGTATTACTTTTTAATCCTTTTAAAGCTCTGTCTTCGTTTATTACTGTTTTTACTGCCATTTTGTTTTGATGCTGTTTTTTCTTGCgaaatttaaattcaaaagcTGTTGCTCGGGGTGTACATAATGAAGGTGTGTAACTGGAATATTAGGGGCTTCAAAGCCAAATCCAAACCCATGTTTCtgaagcatttttttttataaacataGACTGGATGTTTTATTCTTGTGTGAGACTAAGCTGCAATTCCCGGGAGCCTAAGCTCCTACCCCGAGTACTTCATTCTTATACTACTTTGGGTTTTCAAAGTAGCTCAGGGTCGaggggttttgggggggggggtttgtggATTTTAGGAAGACCTGATATTGTTGTCACTGATACGGTTCATTTTGATCGGTTGATTGCAATTTTCCTCTTTGATTCTTTTGTGGGACAAAATTAGTGTTTAATATGTCTTTATGCTCCTCCTCACTCCCCTCTCCGTCTTCCCTTTTGGTCCTCCCTCCACTCTTTTTTGGCAACTCTTTCCTgtcctttttttattaatggGTGACTGTAATGAGATCCTCTGTCAGGAGGATAAGCTGGGTGGGTCTGCTTTCCTCTCTCCATCCCCCTCTGCTGTTGctttctcaaaatttttttctgattttagttTGGATGAGTTGCGACCGGTGGCCAACTGGGTTACCTGGAGGAATAATCGCAAACCACCAAATTGTGTTCAGGAACACCTCGACCGTTGTATTGCTAATAAAACTTGGATTTCCTTATGGCCTCTTGCTTCTCTTCAGATTTTACCCGCTTTGGGATCTGATCATAGTCCACTGCTACTAAATACTACCCCGCCCATCTTATCTTTTAAAAAATTGTTCTACTTCCAAGCAGCTTGGACACCCCACCCGAATTTCAATTGTTTTGTTTCCTCTGCTTGAAAAAATGCCTCTTCTGATAATCTCATAGTTAAAATTAATGGTTTCACACATTTGCTGAAAGCCTGGAATTCAAACGTTTTTGGGAGAATTGAATCTATCAAATCTGAGCTCACCTCGAAAATCTCCTCTCTTGAGGCTTGTACGGCCTCTGAAAATATTTCTCTTTTGCTTAAGGAATCCTACTCCCAGCTAACGTGGATTCTTAATGCGGAAGAAATCTTCTGGTTCCAAAAATCCAGGGAAAAATATATCTCCTGTGGTGATAGGAATACAAAGTTTTTTCATGCCATGGCTTCTCAACATCTTCGCTCTAATTGTGTGGTTGCCTTGAAAGATTCTTGTGGCAATTTAATTTCAAGCCCTCCCGCCATGGCTCATCTCTTTGCATCTCATTTCCAGTCTATAATGACCTCATCTGTACCCCTTGACCCCTCATTTGTGGAATGTCTTTTCCATCCATTGGGCCAACCTAATTCCTTCCCCTATCTAGTTTCGAttcctgatatggatgaagttAAGGCGAC
This window encodes:
- the LOC122652039 gene encoding esterase-like — protein: METHRVTQFLIILYCCSTLMVFNNNLNHAFAAELSCEFPAIFNFGDSNSDTGGLAAAFTPPKSPYGETFFHAPAGRYSDGRLIIDFIAASLGLEYLSAYLNSVGSNFTQGADFATAASTITPQNRGLNQGGYSPFYLGVQYSQFQQFMSRSQTSRNQGYTYTELLPVEEYFSQALYTFDIGQNDIGAGIFGNLSVQEVNATIPDIINQFSIDFKSVYDEGARFFWIHNTGPIGCLPYVLANYPVEASEYDNASCAIPYNMLAQYFNQKLKDLVIELRNELTFATITYVDIYTVKYNLISQANKYGFEQPLVTCCGYGINKYNYNTNAVCGGTINAINGTQIVVGSCENPSVRVNWDGVHYTEAANKWIFDQIVDGNFSNPPVPLNMACHKFV